The genomic DNA tgcagtgaaaatagACCCACAAAAACAGGTTTATGAATTTCAGGGTAGTGTTATATATATCCGCCAGTGTTTTAAACCATTAATATAGACCAGAATATGTAGGCTACTAGAGGAAAAAAACATTCTCAAAATCAAAAAATTGTCAATTAACCAATTTGGTTGTGAAAAACTGAATACATATgaaaaatatttagctaacttCAAATCATATGTAAAGTATTTTGCAAGCATTTGATTGACTAAACATAAAAAATGGATAAAAATGAAAAGGACGAAGCAAATATatgcattaaatacattgttataCATTTCCACTGATGAAAGTTTTAGCAACTGCTGGTGAGCTGTTGACCAGCCAAGAGTTCAGTAGAATTGGAACAAATGTGGAGCTTTTTATTAGGGAACCAAGCAGGTACAGTATATAGCATCCCAGACAAGGTTTACAGCAAATATGTAACAGTTAACTTTAGAACTTACTTACTTACGGAATTTTAATGGACATGCTGGTTTTTCTTCAACTGGCTCAACCAACACCAAGTCTCCTGAACCAGCAAACCATCAGCTTGAACCAGCGCACACCAGTGCTGCTCACCATTGCTGGGACTTCCTTCAGGCAGGGCAGGATTAATCCATCACGGCGCCCTAGGCAAACATACACTTCCTACCTAtttatatgaataacaacaaatagCCAATTATATTCAGGGGTTGTTCAAAGTGACATTTAAAACTGGTGTCCTACAATCATGTTTGTACatccaatgtgtgtgtgtacatatataaatatgcaTACAAATGAATTGTTCATGTGAGCGGTATACAGTTAAACACTTGTGTGCTAAATATTGCATATTTCAATGTTGTACGAGcatggggaggaggggggagtaTTGGTACAAGCCATTTCCTTTATGTGCAGTGCGTACAATATACAAACAGTCCAGTAGGTGGTGTCACAacactgctttttatttttaccaaACCAAAAGCTATACAGAAAACTCAAATGTCCTTCAAAACACATTTAGGTGAATTCCACTCCATTGAACactaaattattttctttactaaagtataaaacaaaatcaaccaTAGAAAGACTCATTATCAACAAAAAGGCAGAAATGGCTCTATAAATGTGTCatgtaaaatgttaaatatacagCCAGAGCTAACTTCATACTTTTCATGATGTTGCAAGTCTGAGTGGTTGTTTCTCCAATAATGATAGTTAAACATTTTACTCTTTGCAGGCACCATTGCATGTTTTGCTGCTGTATAAGTGCTAATGCTACTTAAAACTGCTGCTGTGGATTTGCTATGCCTGCTGCAAGTTACAAAGGTCAGCAGGTCTAGCTTGGTCTGTCTAGGCCGACATGAGGCCAGGCACCATCCTGCAGAAGCTAAATATAAATACTGCATTGCGACGGACAATTAAACCTTTCAACCATAAGTACTCAGATGTTCTTTGGGCATACATTTCATGGCCTGAAAATGGTGCCAAAAAGATAAGTCAATGGATTTAATTGACACAAATTAGCAATGACCACATCATGCACACATAAGTGACTACACTTGGCTCTTTCTACATCCTCACATGTGCAAACCTCCTTTTGGAGCAGAGCATGGCAAGACTTGATTCTTCTCGACAACTTCTCAGCCACTCATCATTCGCATACAGTCAGGTGAAATGTCAAATCCTTCATGTAAATGGAAGGGTAAACAGCAATGTAGTTAATAGCCCATCAAGAAAGCAGAATTATGTTATAATTTAAGTAGGAATCTTTGTgattggccaaaaaaaaaaaaaaagtctaggtAAAGGTTGTGAGgtttttttatgaatatattGCAAGTattctagaaaaataaaatgtaaagggCACGGTTTAACTGCTATTCCAACAAAGAGACATTTTTGTTTCCCAGTATAACGAGTTGGATATGAAGTAGCTATGGAAACAATCATTACAGCACTGAATCGTCCCCTCAGGAACATAATATGAAGGAGGATGAGTCATGGATGTACTAAATATTCACTAAGTTTTTCCATTTACAGGAACTATAACTCATAGTTTGACATTccccttttaaaatgtgtgattcCTGACAATTTTACTGTGTCTAGGTTTTAGAAATTGtatagcatttaaaataaaataaaaaaaaacaccaccccACACATTAGCTGCAAACAGTTTTATTTCAAGGCATTTCCAGAACACACCATGTGAGAAGCCCAAGTAACACCAACTATTAAAACAGGAGCACCCACTACCATCATCATTAACATCAAGTGCTTACATTCAAAATCAATAAAGTAGAAAAATCTGTATAAGAAACAcaccaaaacaaatacaaaaagataCATTCCATCAGATAAATAAGTGAGAATGCAGTGAACATCTTGTGCAACAGCAGGCTGCTTTGTTCCTATTCTACATAGGCAGCCGACGTGGGGCCGTTTGCTCTGGAGTAGTTGTCGTTTTGGACACCATCATACTCCACCGCGTACGGATAGTCATCAGGCTCAGAGGAAAGGTCTGTGATGGTGAAATCTGGTACCTGTTAATtgggaaagaaaaaataaatacataaaaacaggtAACACCCGTTTcggggtttaaaaaatatatatatatatctctatctatttttttttttttttcttaaattcaaAAGTGGTAGTGAGGAGGAGGGGATCAAAAAGCTGCTTCACCAATACTTAATATTTGCTTGCCTCTAAATCACTGTTAATTTTGTTACTGGTCCTCCATTTTATGTTCTAAATATCTTTTGgtattttgttttggttaatATAATGCTAGAAGAACTGTGGAGTCTTTGCTacaagtgattaggtaccaggaagcagcagcagcagcaacgttCAATCTGTAGTGTTTGAGAGATCTGCATATTTCAAAATAGAAGTACAAAAGAACCAAAAGCTCTTCATCAGAATTGGAGAGAGTCCAGTGGTattactaggttaaagaaacgTGTATTAGAAGTTGATAAAACATACGATTCAATTAACAAACAAGGTTTCCTTTAAACAGTCAGGTATTCCATCTAAAAAGACAATGTGTACACTTTTCCATGCCCTGTGTAAATTTAATGATCGTCATGTTTCTCAATAGTATATTGGTTAAGAATGAAAATTACTTTTACACTTTTCacattacctaaaaaaaaaaagtgttcatgtGTTGGAAAATGAATCTCAAATCATAGTTCAATGCATGTTGACTGCATATTTAGGAGTGGAAATGAGTATTCTCTTTACTTGGAACTTTGCCACTATTAGGAGTGTCCAGTAAGGGACATTTATGGTTGTCTGGTTCTTACAGTATTGAGTAACTgaagatttattaaaatgtatagctATGGCctaagttttgcatccccctatagaattaacccatattcctttgaatttaagacccaCTTTTTAAACCAAATTTCTCTTCTCAAAATGGCCTGCATCTTACAGTAGTGttgcatgtatttaaaaataaataaaaaacatcccACACAAGACGCAACTAGACAAAAACAGTAACAGGACTTGCTGCAGAGAAAATAAGTCACTGCCcaatctcaaatcatccatgacagACAGGCAGCCATTGGGAGCGTGAAGTAAGCAAGCCACTCGGTGAAAGAACACAGCATGCTTGATTTCAGTGATCTGAGTGAGCCCTTTCAAAAgcagcatcattagcttcctgaggaattggAAGAGAAACTTACTATTTCAGCATTTTATTAGGCTCCATGCTAACAAACAGTAGCAGTTTGGACAGATCTGTGTTGCAAATTGCTgtatgctctgtgtgacagcagactgccTTCATTTGCGCAACTTATCTTATTCAAAGtggagggtgggaaatttgggctgcgtcttaaagtCAAAAGAATAGGGTACATTTTGCTCCCTAGAGGAAGAACCCTGCCATATGATGTTACgcaacattgaattacatactgctttagtttccatataattaatgaaaaactgacaaattgaaaacatTGGGAAAGccaacattaaatactgtactgcgattatggcttctggtagacttttgcgatttcattttgtagtttgattacatgataaaacaAAAAGATCCAAATTATGTTTCTAGGGGTTCTCTAActatcaatcctaaaattctacgcgatgcaaaacttttggctgtatTAGCCAGGTAGTCGGACATTTCGATAGTATGAAGCCCATTTCCACCATCCTTATTGCATTCTTCCTGCCAGCAATTAAGTGCTTAGCTCTCAAGTTACTTAATCATCAGATATTCCTCCTTTAAAAGAAATCAAGAACCATTCTCTCCAACATTACTTTTCTTCCATAGCCAGTTCCTCTGCTCACAAAAAGGTGtagaatgcattttgtatttcttttttcagggatCCTCTACTCTTCTGTACATTCAACTCAAATCACCTTTTTTAAAACCCCACCCACACAATACCAAAGCATGAAAAATGTTCAACCTGATGTATGACGTACATCCCCTGAAAAACATGCATCTAAAGATGAACGTCAAACTCGCAGACAACCGTCTCCCTCGCTTCTATAAACAGCCTCAGGAACCCATCACCCTGCACACTGTAGTTCTTGCTCAAAAGCTCAGCTGCATTAGATCCAAATGTTAATCGTTGACCAGTGACCTCAGCCACAGAGAATGAAATGGATTTATTCAGGTTATCTCATTATGCCTGATCAGTGGCAGCGAACTGGTGAATAGGGATTACATGGATTAAGATGAGTTTTGCTAGTCCATCTGGGCACTCGACAGTGTAGACGCCTTTAGTAGTTTTAGACAGTAGTTTTAAAAACTGATACAAACATCCTATTACCACCAATGTACAagtctccccccccctcccccctttaaGCAATTTTCCTGTAGTTGCACCCCTACCCCACTCTAATAAAAGGGTAGATATGAAGGATTATGCCAACGTACAACATATCACTGGCCAATACAAACTAAGAAAATAGATTCAGACAAGAATAGCCCAGAAAGTTGTGAACGCACATTCAGATTAGTTGATTGATATTAGACTAATTGAAGATATATTGAAACCCAAGCAAGCCAACCAATTTGAACAGCAATAGGGGTTCATAGTCATTACTGGGCAGGAGGGTAGGGAAAGGATGCACAACTACTTAAATTGATTTACTGAAAATGATTTGGACAAatggaaaacttaaaaaaaaaaaaaaaggtacaaaccagaatttagaaatataaaaaaggGTTCAAAAGTAAAAGGTTGTTATATAGTTACCTTTTAAAAGACGCAAATCAGTGAAGACTCAAATGAGACAGAAATGGAtgcttattaatttattaataaatgtgtacaaagTTAATTATGAAATACATATTCAACGCGGTAGCAAaagcagcttaaaaaaaaaaaaaaacacatcctttTGGCAAAGAATTGTCAGGTCTCAATTTGAATTTTATAACAAATTGCCAAACATCAGGTTTTTCCTTTTCTATCTCACTTTCCAAAAGGCACAGGGGAGAACTCAAGCACAATTGGGGTAGACAGCAGCTATCCATTGCCAATACAAAAAACGCACAAACAGACATTGGGATCAGAAGCCTTAATGATCCTGAAACCAACTGGTTTTCAAATTGCTGTATGCTGTGTAGCTAAATATGTACCAAGAAGTGCTCATAAGTGATGTACATAATGGTTATCATTGAAGCCTGATGACACAACATTAAAACAAGTCCACTTTAAATGAATGTGTGCTCTTAGGCACAAATATTCACCAAAGGGCATCATTACATGAGAACGTCATGATTCGCATCATCAAAACAAGTAGATGTGATCATATCAGGGTTAGTTAGATAGTTTAAGACAGTACAAATTCCTGGTTATTACTGCGATGCTCCAAGATCTAAATGGGATTAATATTTTAATGTACGAggtttaaaccatttaaaaaagcactgcTGTATGGAAGATagcaaatatttattaaagcGAATGTCCCAGCTTTGATTGGATATAGAATTCCAGATATACCAAATGACTTGTGTACATCGAGATCTTGGGCCCCTATTCCTCCCGTTTGGACTTTTTCTTCTCTTCCCCATTTTGCTCAGGTGGCTGGGATTCAGCAGCCAGCCTTGGGTAAAAGGGACCTACCAGCCAGTTGAGAGGGGTGTTGTTGACCAGGTAATCCATCACACCATCCAGAGAATCCTTCATTTTGGCAAGTTGCCCTTTGCTGCTGGCGAGGACTGTGTCAGAGACCTCGCGGAATGAAGAGACGGAGCTGAAGTTCTGGTAGACATCGGTTGCAGAGCTTGCGAGGGAGTTAGCCTGGTCCTGGATGTTCTGAGGCAAGCCCTGGATGCTGGAGACTAGGGTAAGGCAAGTCGTCTGGAGCTGGTGTGTGAGTCCACGGGTTATGGCAAGAGTGCGAGATTCAATGTGctgttggagagagagagagagagagaggagagaggagagagagaaaaccaTTATGTTACATTACATATGATCTAACTGATCTACCAGTACATATTATGAAGACAACAAAAATTAAGTTACCACTCAAAACAGAGAAGATGCAAGGCCCATCATAGACAATTAGACCAAGGTTAAGGGGtgttagttttaaaaatgtactgtcaCTAGCTTTTACTTTATAAATAAGAAGTTCATACAGGTGCCAAATTCTTATATTCTCATAATGTCGTCACCATATTTCAGAGttgcttaaccctttgctgcgGACGTGCTCTAATTTCGATACTATCATGTCGATTACAAAACACATCATCTCAGCCGTCTAACCAgcaattcataaataaaaaataataaaatagatgaGACATTTGAAACGTCTGTATCTCCCTTCTACACACCCTAAAGTGCTGATCTATAACCCATCCGAAAGCTAAGAATTgggggaatttaaaaaaaaaaaaaaccacaacaccacacacacaccacacttaagttacttttttttttttttttttttaaatttagtcattgccaattattttttattattttctcccaatttagaacgGCCAATTagtttttaggctcagctcaccgctaccacccctgcgtggACTCCGgaaggcgaagatgaacacacgctgtccttcgaagtgtgtgccatcagcctaccactttttttcacactgcggactcacaatgcagccacccaagagctacagcgtttgaggacaacgcagctctctggcagcttacaggcaagcccgcaggcacccggccagactactggggtcgctgctgcgcggtgagccgaggacaccctagccaacctaaccctccctccccccgggcgacgctcagtcaattgtgcgccgccccctgggagctcccatccacggttggctgtggaatagcctggacacgaaccagcgacgtccaggctataaagcgcatccacgcggagcgcctttaccggatgcgccactcgggagccacccCCCCAggtgtaatttaaatattttaattattattagtgtacTTTACCTATGTTTTCTTAGTTTCCGTGTGTGTAAAACAATGGATAATTTAGATGTAGTTATCACTTATTTAGCTGTATTTTTACTGGTAGTACATTTGTCTTTTTACCAATACAGTAACACTGTATTCACAAGttctttttgaataaaaactcctCTTGTGTCATATTGTATACAAAATCTACCTCTATACACAAAATTCTTATCACAAACAAGATATTACGTTTCCAGTTTCATTTCACAGCTGACCTGCATTCGCCATTACGGCTCTTAAATACACACATTACAAAACCCTGTATAGCGCTGCAACTACACAAGCAATTTCAATTTCGATTTCCAATTTGAAATCCTTGTAAAATTCACAGCTCCTATATACTCTTTCTACATCGTTTAGAAAAATAGTACATGttgtatgttttacatacaatttaataTTTTGGGAGGCGTGGCTTGTGAAAATATAACACCTCCCACAACCAaacattatatcattggaaaTGTCTACTTCATGCCCTTCTgttgatatattgggttttaatttctgattcaCGGATACCAAAATACAAGCGCCAACACAAAGTTGTCATATATTCAtgcccaaatatggtcattcccaGTAGGTGGCATAGGGTTAAGTGGTTCTCAAATTGTGTAACATACACCACAGGGTTATATACATATAAAGACATCAGGAACTTGCAtccccagcaaaaaaaaaaaaaaaaacacaccacacaaacCACAGGTTCCTCAGGATTGAGGAAGTATGTCTCCTATATGCTTGTGCGTAGTTTTAGCTATAGAAGATGTCGATTCAATATTAGCATGAAAAGGACAATCCCAGAGCAAATGCTGCATTGTGAGTGCCAAAGTAAAACTGTTCAGAGGATGCAAAATGTTAAGATATGGAGGGACACAAGCTGAAGGACTGTACCGACAACTGAAACCGTTATAAAAGCATCCAAACCCTCCAGTACCCTCTTAGTGTTAGATTGAATCTTTTTTTTGCCAAACTGATAACTAAATTTCCATACCTCAGCATTTTGAACCTCGTCACTGCATCCTGTCTTTTTCCTCCATTCCAGCCAAGACTGCTGCAGCTTATCCTGGGCATTGTGAAACTTCTGATTGGCACTGTCCATGTTTTGTCTTGCATATTCAATCTAGAAAATGTGTTAGCAAAATTAGTCAAAACGAATAGTTTTAAGATTAACTATTCTGGCTGAAACTGAACAAATAAAAATCAGATTCCACATTAAAACCTATATATTTCAGAATATTCATAGAGAATACTCCATGGAGTACTGAAGTTATTCCACATTTGTAGATAAGCCTCAGAAGCCATCCTCGAGTAAAATAACCCAAAATGTAGCATttggtttatataacaagtacaacaTATGAAAAAGGCATTTAAACCTACAAATAATTACATATGTAGAATGACTTCACTTAAAATCAACCTCTGCACCTGCTTAGCAATGTAGCTTAAATTTGGACCAGTGTGATTAGCCCAGTCACCCTGTCGCTGGATCTGAATGAATGCAAAACAATCCAATAGTTTAAATATGGCTACTGCTAGTTAAATGCCCTCTGTCACTACCAAAAAAATGTGGAATTTGTGCAACTTCCAGCAAGATTTACCAAATCCACAGTGTGGTGAAGCTCCGAAATGGCCTCCTGACTCCGCTGCTTTGCATCCCGTACTTTGGCAAGGGCCTGATGGTAAGCCCGCTTGCGTAGCTTGGTTGAAACCGATCCCAACCTTATATAATAGCTTGGCTTATTGGCTGCAACTTCAAACCCATCTATATTTTTGGCCTCCGTAGctgaattttaaacaaaaaaaaaagcacataaaACAATTCCGGTTTTAGAACCATTCTAAGCATACACATAATGGATTAAAGCCAATTATATAAGAGGATAACAACTTTCAAACTAAGAATGTCCTTtgccgatcagtgttgcacaaaAAATACACAATCCCTTGAAGGAGAAAATctttgagaaataaataaaaagctgcttGGAGAATTCCAAAACGAGATCGTACATATATTTCAGCTCCACCAAGAGAACTCGGTAGTTTGGTGAAAGACTTACGGTTCAGCTTAATCCTTTTGCAGAGGTCACGATTCATGCCAACAAAGGGGGTGGGGTGTCAGTGAAAAGGGTACTGAAGCCAATATAGACATTAATAAATATGCTACTACTGTATGTCTGTTCTCATTAGTGACTGTACATTAAGCCATTGTGTGATCTTGAAATAAATCTGTTATTCATTCTCTTCAGATATCGTATGCCTTTGAATTGAAGACGCACTAAGCGGATTCTCTTAATGTCCTGTGTTGTAAAGGAGTATATGCATGTATTACTTGCCAAAGAACGCAACtgcccaagtacacaaacaggaacgtgactgacaGCCCGAGAAAAGACCAACAAAACCattactgcccgatctcaaatcatccatgacatacaggtaACCATTTTCAAAGAGGCATCGTTAGCCtcctgaggaattcaaaagaGAATCTTCCACAATTTCAGCGTTTCAGCTGAAAATTAGTACCAGCTTGGATAGATCGGAAGTCATACCCCCGTATTTTGGCATGCCAAGCAAATGGGGTCATAGCTTTGTAAATGcatttgaggttttattttttcctcaaattaagGGTGGGAAATTTAATGCGTCTTAATTCACAGGAATACGATACATAggttcccaatttttttttttttttttttttttttttttttaacagtagttTGTTCTACCAGATACAATGCTAAATTGTCCCTCAGGTTTTGTTAAATACTCAATTCTCATTGGCCATCTGGCTCTGGAGGTAGTAAAAAGTGAGTCTTACCCAGTTCTTCCTCAGTCAGGGGGAGATACATATCCACCAGGGACTCAGACTTGCTCAGCGCCGTGTCAACTCCAGTGCTCACCATCTTCACTACACGGCTGCCCATAACAGTATTCACACTGCCGCTCACAACCGCCTTGGTCATCTCCACACTCTCTTGAACGGCTCCTTTGGTCTTATCTACCACCCCGGTGATAGTGAAAGACACCGTCTCCTTGGCGCCAGTCACGGTTGTTGTCACTGCATCTTTTGCACCAGTCACGGCATCTTTGGCATGAGCAACAATCTTAGAATATAAAAAGGAGGGAGTGTTGCATTTATTACAGGAAATCCTCGCAAACATTTCACCATGATACTCCCAGAATATCAACAAAATTAAAGCAGTAAATGATGAAACATTCCAGTAGTTAGGCtatttgtgggggggggggggggggggagtggggggaatAAACTGGGAACAGCATTTACTGCAAGTTTCAGCAGCTGTTCAGAATGCAAATAAGAAAATACCTTTTCAGAGGGCTGGTGAAGAATTGGCAATTTCTCTTCTATCTTATCCAGACTTCTGCAGGCAAACGAGTTTGCAATTGCAACTGTAAAGATGTAATCATACCAGGAATTTATTGTATGTACAACTTCAAGCTGTCAAGacttaattaaaacataaaaacgaaGACACACAATGACACTCCTTCACGAAGATAAATCACATATGCTTTTAAGAGATGCACGCTGCCCTTTACCACGGCACAATATGAAATACTCAAAACTGGGTTGGGTTTTGTGGGAAAGCAACATGGGCAGTGGCACTGCAACAATTTATAGAGGGGGTGCAGacagccattgaacaaaactgtaacccctgtatatgatggaagcaggtgcacagcagGTCAATCCAGGGGGTGCTGCCGCACCCCCCAAACACCCCTAGTTCCAGCTCCCCTGAACATGGGTTGTGAGAAACCGTAACATGTCTAGAATCACTTGGAGGTGCCAATAACTGCCTTAGCTATATAACATACAATACATCTGCATGTCTCTCGTGGCAAGAATGATACAACGCAGAGCAACTCCCTATTTcgacaaaaaaaaactgaacggTTTGTATCATTAATGTTGTTTAGTTATAATAAAattacccccccaaaaaaataaattcaatgtttAAAGgctttctaaaaaacaaaaatgttttctcCTTTAAGTTATAAACTAGACTTCTGTTTATGCAAGTTTGCACTGTCAGAATTACataaacccttaaaaaaaaaaaagaggagtatAGCTAATGTAACAAATAAATACCAGaaccatatttaaaacaaacatttgcttAAAATAATTGGAAACTCAAAGCTTGACAATCACATTAACATCTTGTACATAACAGCTTCCAGGGACATTCCTATACCAGATTAGCAGTGTTCTGAGGGACAAGTTGAATGACCAAGAGGgggagagaaataaataaataaaaattaattaaaaaaaaaaaaaaaaaaatacaccacacCACAGTCCCAGGGACATGTTTCTCTTACTTGAGTcaataaaaaggccaacaaggaaATGTGGCAACAGCATGTAACAGAAACTAGGTAAAAGTTCACCCAGAAACAGAATGAGTCACAGGTCACGGCTTAGTTTGCTTTCAAAATCAGTTGTTACAGGGTGCAGCATTGAAGGGACTCAAGTACGTCATATGATTATAGCCTTATAAAGCTGTAGGGAATGCATATGAAGCTGTACAGAATGCATACAAAGCTGTAGGGTAAACAGAGCTTAATTTCAAGTAACCAATTTAAATTGTCAAGGCTATATTAAGCTTGCTTACAGTGTGGCCATCAGGAGCTACATATTTGTTAGCATCACTCTACACATTCAAATTGCAAGGAGATAAAACTGGATCTAATTCTATTCACAACTTACTTTAAACTCAGATTTTAGAATTTAAAGTATTGAAATATTTTGATAAAATGCCACAAATGTTGGAGCATACAAAGAAACATGGTTTGTTTACAACACTTAGGAAGTTACCGTCATCATTTACATGTGAAGAATTACTAAGTGTTGGgctgtatttaaattattattttttttaaactttgcgtTACCgatttaaagtaaagtaatttacatacattttaaaagaatataacaTTGCAACATGTAAGTTGCACAACGTTTGCTTCAGAACAGTTCTTACTTTGGGGCTCCAGCTTTTGGATGATGGGCATGGCGCTGGTTAGGGCCACTGAAGTGATGGTCTTCACACTTTTCTCTGCCACCTCGCACACCGACTTTATATAGGGGTGGTTCTCCTTGGTGTTGCAGTACACAGTGGAGACCATGTCATAGGTTGAGCTCACCAGAGGAAGGTTGGCCACCCTGGCTACAACATTCTGTGGAGGTTAAAAACAGAATTAACACAAGCCATCCACACCCTCAATAACAAAGTCAGTAACATACATATCTTCACCATTACTACAACAAGGCAAGTGTTACATATTTTCCGCAATAACTCAGGCAAAACACCCTGACcaagttccccccccccccccccccaaaaaggaCCTGTTAGGCTTAAAATACCTTACCTGTTGCGGTTCAACTACCACCATGTCCATGGCTTTACCTGCAGTAGATAAATCAGAACTTCAAAATATTTATCAAGGCAGTATTTCATAAGGTAACCTATATTTTGTTACAACTATGAATATGATTCTAAGTTGTATTATCAGTCAATTAGACACTATAAACCATGCGGCGACTTTATGtgatgaattatttaaaaaaaagggagagagagagagagagagagagagagagatatggttACTTGGAAAAGTAATGCTCCTTagtcttcataaaaaaaacatgattccTGCTCTCGTTTGACTTACACGAACAAGCACGTCATATCTGTAAGAATGCGACGCCCTGAAACAGCATCAAGTCatgcaatttttaaaaattacatttcaattcgtaatgttaaaaaaaaaaaaatgatacgaTGAAACTCTTGAAAATAAAGTATATTGTGGCAGACGCACCatttgttacaactgtttacctatttaaaaaaaaaaggcaagataaaACAATGCTTAGAAAAAATGGCAAActatcaataaatacatatgcaTCTACTAACCTGCGAAATGAGTGACTAGTAACTAGAATACAGTTCCGCTGGTACTCGTAGACTAACTCAAAATGTATCTCAAACGTCCTTAGTAATACTTAATTCGCTCGCCAGCTGTATTTATATGCAAGCAATGTCTTTCTCTC from Acipenser ruthenus chromosome 2, fAciRut3.2 maternal haplotype, whole genome shotgun sequence includes the following:
- the LOC117409566 gene encoding perilipin-2-like isoform X1 encodes the protein MDMVVVEPQQNVVARVANLPLVSSTYDMVSTVYCNTKENHPYIKSVCEVAEKSVKTITSVALTSAMPIIQKLEPQIAIANSFACRSLDKIEEKLPILHQPSEKIVAHAKDAVTGAKDAVTTTVTGAKETVSFTITGVVDKTKGAVQESVEMTKAVVSGSVNTVMGSRVVKMVSTGVDTALSKSESLVDMYLPLTEEELATEAKNIDGFEVAANKPSYYIRLGSVSTKLRKRAYHQALAKVRDAKQRSQEAISELHHTVDLIEYARQNMDSANQKFHNAQDKLQQSWLEWRKKTGCSDEVQNAEHIESRTLAITRGLTHQLQTTCLTLVSSIQGLPQNIQDQANSLASSATDVYQNFSSVSSFREVSDTVLASSKGQLAKMKDSLDGVMDYLVNNTPLNWLVPDFTITDLSSEPDDYPYAVEYDGVQNDNYSRANGPTSAAYVE
- the LOC117409566 gene encoding perilipin-2-like isoform X2 gives rise to the protein MDMVVVEPQQNVVARVANLPLVSSTYDMVSTVYCNTKENHPYIKSVCEVAEKSVKTITSVALTSAMPIIQKLEPQIAIANSFACRSLDKIEEKLPILHQPSEKIVAHAKDAVTGAKDAVTTTVTGAKETVSFTITGVVDKTKGAVQESVEMTKAVVSGSVNTVMGSRVVKMVSTGVDTALSKSESLVDMYLPLTEEELATEAKNIDGFEVAANKPSYYIRLGSVSTKLRKRAYHQALAKVRDAKQRSQEAISELHHTVDLIEYARQNMDSANQKFHNAQDKLQQSWLEWRKKTGCSDEVQNAEHIESRTLAITRGLTHQLQTTCLTLVSSIQGLPQNIQDQANSLASSATDVYQNFSSVSSFREVSDTVLASSKGQLAKMKDSLDGVMDYLVNNTPLNWLVGPFYPRLAAESQPPEQNGEEKKKSKREE